A stretch of Roseofilum reptotaenium CS-1145 DNA encodes these proteins:
- a CDS encoding DUF1995 family protein: MTTLPQTLDEAIAQAKAATLQALEDGMRLIQVELVFPEIALEAQKLAQDFIPILQEFGGQPKIFFPDTGAAALARRDWGETPFKVTDLGSSRSPIDHKIDPEDESFLIVNPSSVEVGQVERLVNLAGDRPIILVIPKLEDVAVVGIGYTARQLRERLLSQIYSCYYIRPLEGAALYRCHPHPWQVWLETADGTYTKIAEQPQKPVGEVLDQILIRATTGENTEEAARTQKRRGGIFGELERFIKALTQ, from the coding sequence ATGACCACACTACCCCAAACTCTAGATGAGGCGATCGCCCAAGCGAAAGCAGCAACGTTGCAAGCCCTCGAAGATGGAATGCGCTTAATTCAAGTAGAGTTAGTCTTTCCCGAAATTGCCCTAGAAGCGCAGAAACTCGCCCAAGACTTTATCCCTATTTTGCAAGAGTTTGGGGGACAACCGAAGATCTTCTTTCCAGATACCGGAGCGGCAGCTCTAGCCCGTCGAGACTGGGGTGAAACTCCCTTTAAAGTCACGGATTTAGGCAGTAGCCGATCGCCCATTGATCATAAAATAGACCCCGAAGACGAGAGCTTTCTGATCGTTAACCCCTCATCCGTAGAAGTCGGACAAGTCGAGCGTCTGGTGAATTTAGCCGGCGATCGTCCCATCATTCTTGTAATCCCGAAACTTGAAGATGTCGCTGTTGTCGGTATTGGTTATACGGCCCGTCAACTGCGCGAGAGACTCTTAAGCCAAATCTACTCCTGCTATTACATCCGCCCCCTAGAAGGTGCAGCCCTCTATCGCTGCCATCCCCATCCCTGGCAAGTTTGGCTCGAAACCGCAGACGGTACTTATACTAAAATTGCCGAACAACCGCAAAAACCTGTAGGCGAAGTCCTAGATCAGATTTTAATCCGAGCTACTACCGGAGAAAATACGGAAGAAGCCGCCCGGACTCAGAAACGGCGAGGGGGGATTTTCGGAGAACTTGAACGCTTTATTAAAGCTTTGACTCAATAA
- a CDS encoding metallophosphoesterase family protein has product MIGATGRRVFIGDVHGNYDGLMHLLEAIAPVESDDLYFLGDLIDRGPKSAETVNFVRDSGYPCIRGNHEQLLIDSFPDGKIHYPALQAWLYSGGQATLSSYHDAHLLLEHLQWISNLPLYLDLGDVWLVHAGVHPDLPIDEQTEYELCWIRDQFHCIPTPYFPDKTIITGHTITFTFPGVLPGQIVQGQGWLDIDTGAYHRRSGWLTALDWTNQQVYQVNVYHQAVRILPLEESITFIEPEAIIPRHPVAANH; this is encoded by the coding sequence ATGATAGGAGCAACAGGACGACGAGTTTTTATTGGTGATGTCCATGGGAATTATGATGGCTTAATGCATCTTCTGGAGGCGATCGCTCCTGTAGAGAGCGATGACTTATACTTCTTAGGAGACCTGATCGATCGCGGGCCAAAAAGCGCAGAAACCGTTAACTTCGTTCGTGATAGTGGCTATCCCTGCATTCGAGGCAACCACGAACAACTACTGATCGACAGTTTTCCAGACGGCAAAATCCATTATCCCGCCCTCCAAGCATGGCTCTATAGTGGTGGACAAGCTACTCTGAGTAGTTATCACGATGCCCACCTCCTTCTGGAGCATCTGCAATGGATTAGCAATCTTCCCCTATACCTCGACCTCGGCGATGTTTGGCTTGTCCATGCTGGAGTTCATCCCGATTTACCCATCGACGAGCAAACCGAATATGAACTCTGTTGGATTCGCGATCAATTTCACTGCATTCCCACTCCTTACTTCCCTGATAAAACCATTATCACCGGCCACACCATCACCTTTACCTTCCCTGGTGTGTTGCCCGGTCAAATTGTCCAAGGACAAGGCTGGTTAGATATCGACACGGGAGCCTACCATCGCCGCAGTGGATGGTTAACCGCCCTAGACTGGACAAACCAACAAGTTTATCAAGTCAACGTCTATCATCAAGCAGTCCGTATCTTGCCTCTAGAAGAAAGCATCACTTTTATAGAACCGGAAGCCATTATTCCTCGACATCCAGTTGCCGCCAACCATTAA